A window from Malania oleifera isolate guangnan ecotype guangnan chromosome 7, ASM2987363v1, whole genome shotgun sequence encodes these proteins:
- the LOC131159174 gene encoding actin-depolymerizing factor 7 encodes MANAASGMAVNDECKLKFLELKAKRTYRFIVFKIEEKSKQVVVETLGEPAQSYEDFAKSLPANECRYAVYDFDFVTQENCQKSRIFFIAWSPDTSRVRSKMIYASSKDRFKRELDGIQVELQATDPTEMGLDVIRSRCSGI; translated from the exons ATG GCCAACGCTGCGTCGGGAATGGCAGTCAACGATGAATGCAAGTTAAAGTTCTTGGAGCTGAAGGCGAAAAGGACTTATCGCTTCATAGTTTTCAAGATTGAGGAGAAGTCAAAGCAAGTTGTTGTCGAAACACTTGGTGAGCCGGCCCAAAGCTATGAGGATTTTGCCAAAAGTCTTCCTGCAAATGAATGTCGCTATGCTGTGTATGATTTTGATTTTGTCACACAAGAAAATTGCCAGAAAAGCAGGATTTTTTTCATTGCATG GTCACCTGATACGTCAAGGGTGAGAAGCAAGATGATATATGCAAGCTCCAAGGACAGGTTTAAGAGGGAACTAGATGGAATTCAGGTAGAGTTGCAAGCAACTGATCCAACTGAGATGGGTCTTGATGTTATTAGAAGCCGTTGCAGTGGAATATGA